The Gemmatimonadota bacterium genome includes a region encoding these proteins:
- the polA gene encoding DNA polymerase I, giving the protein MANTILGILNKNRPTHIAAVFDTPEPTHRHEQYPEYKAQRDAMPEDLSIALPFLFRLIEGFNIPVIRVPGWEADDVIGTLAKQADEAGFTTFMVTPDKDYAQLVSEQSYICKPGNTGDNFETMGVAEVLEKWGVERVDQVIDVLGLMGDTSDNVPGVPGVGEKTAQKLIAQFGSVENLLENTHELKGKQKERIEDNRDMAVLSKSLVTIERDVPLDVTPDALTVKERKEEDLKKLFVELEFNTLGKRLFGDDFSAAPRLTVAGTQEDLFGADQLKTIADVEHDYHCVDTPEARAALIDELSRAPSFCFDMETTSLDPKTCEILGFAFSIKPHTGYYVPMPDGRREEVLRVAAEFQSLFDDTGKELIGHNIKFDLSVLRWHGITVSCRIFDTMLAAYVTVPDLRRTMDYLSQALLGYTPISITTLIGEKGEEQGTLRDAPLEKVVEYAAEDADITLQLAKLLRPRIGEMNQDTVFTDIECPLVPALVEMEHEGVRMDVGQLEHLSRLLDEEIQRSSDRITELAGEPVDFNSAKQLGHILFDKLKIDPNAKRTAKTGQYSTAEAILRRLAPKHEIVEQILHYRMCTKLNSVYVSQLPHAVFSGTGRVHTSYEQAVIATGRIQSHGPNLQTIPVRTEMGRQIRKAFVPRDDDYLLMAADYSQIELRIAAELSRDEGMMETFIQHEDIHSATAMKIYDVEPDGVTDEMRRRAKTVNFGIIYGISAFGLAERLNIPRGQGQELIDQYFAKYPGTRKYMDETVKFAEENGFVETMTGRRRYLRDINSRNNTTKRAEERVAINSRIQGTAADLIKLAMTRIHNEFKKRACRTRMLLQVHDELVFDLHRSEQDTVPGLIEECMRGALPMTVPIEVEIGIGANWLEAH; this is encoded by the coding sequence ATCGCCAATACCATCCTCGGCATCCTGAACAAGAACAGGCCCACCCACATCGCCGCGGTGTTCGATACACCCGAACCGACCCACCGCCACGAGCAGTATCCCGAGTACAAGGCGCAGCGGGACGCCATGCCCGAAGACCTGAGCATCGCGCTGCCTTTCCTGTTCCGGTTGATCGAAGGATTCAACATCCCGGTGATCCGCGTCCCGGGATGGGAGGCCGACGACGTGATCGGAACCTTGGCGAAGCAGGCCGACGAAGCGGGTTTCACCACCTTCATGGTCACGCCGGACAAGGACTACGCGCAACTCGTCTCCGAGCAGTCCTACATCTGCAAGCCCGGGAACACCGGGGACAACTTCGAAACCATGGGCGTGGCCGAGGTGCTGGAGAAATGGGGCGTCGAGCGGGTCGACCAGGTGATCGACGTGCTCGGGCTCATGGGCGATACCAGCGACAACGTGCCCGGCGTTCCGGGCGTCGGCGAAAAGACCGCGCAGAAGCTCATCGCCCAGTTCGGATCCGTAGAGAACCTGCTGGAAAACACCCACGAGTTGAAGGGCAAGCAGAAAGAGCGCATCGAGGATAACCGGGACATGGCCGTGTTGTCAAAGAGCCTGGTCACCATCGAGCGGGACGTGCCGCTGGACGTCACACCGGACGCATTGACCGTCAAGGAGCGCAAGGAAGAAGACCTCAAGAAGCTGTTCGTCGAACTGGAGTTCAATACCCTGGGCAAGCGGCTCTTCGGGGACGATTTCTCGGCGGCCCCCCGGCTGACCGTCGCCGGCACCCAGGAAGACCTGTTCGGGGCTGACCAGCTGAAGACGATCGCGGACGTGGAGCACGACTACCACTGCGTCGACACCCCGGAAGCCCGCGCGGCGCTCATCGACGAACTCTCCCGTGCGCCCTCCTTCTGTTTCGACATGGAAACGACGAGCCTGGATCCCAAGACCTGCGAAATCCTGGGATTCGCCTTCTCGATCAAGCCGCATACCGGTTATTATGTGCCCATGCCGGACGGACGACGGGAGGAGGTACTGCGGGTCGCAGCCGAATTCCAGTCCCTCTTCGACGACACCGGCAAGGAACTCATCGGCCACAACATCAAGTTCGACCTGTCCGTGCTGCGGTGGCACGGGATCACCGTGTCCTGCCGCATCTTCGACACCATGCTGGCAGCCTACGTGACCGTGCCGGACCTGCGCCGTACCATGGATTACCTCTCCCAGGCCCTTTTGGGCTACACGCCGATTTCCATCACCACCCTCATCGGCGAGAAGGGCGAGGAACAGGGCACGCTGAGGGACGCGCCGCTGGAGAAGGTCGTGGAGTACGCGGCCGAAGACGCCGATATCACCCTGCAACTGGCCAAGCTTCTGCGGCCCCGGATCGGCGAGATGAACCAGGATACCGTCTTCACGGACATCGAGTGTCCCCTGGTGCCCGCCCTCGTGGAAATGGAACACGAAGGCGTGCGGATGGACGTGGGGCAGCTCGAGCACCTTTCCCGCCTGCTCGATGAAGAGATCCAGCGGTCCTCGGACCGGATCACCGAACTGGCCGGTGAACCCGTGGACTTCAATTCGGCGAAACAGCTCGGGCACATCCTCTTCGACAAGCTGAAAATCGATCCCAACGCCAAGCGCACGGCCAAGACCGGCCAGTACTCGACGGCGGAAGCCATACTCCGCCGGCTCGCGCCCAAGCACGAGATCGTGGAGCAGATCCTCCACTACCGGATGTGCACCAAGCTGAATTCGGTGTACGTCAGCCAGTTGCCGCACGCCGTGTTTTCCGGGACGGGGCGCGTGCATACCTCCTATGAGCAGGCCGTGATCGCTACCGGACGTATCCAGTCCCACGGACCCAACCTGCAGACCATCCCGGTCCGCACGGAGATGGGCCGCCAGATCCGCAAGGCCTTTGTGCCCCGGGACGACGACTACCTCCTGATGGCCGCGGACTATTCCCAGATCGAACTGCGCATCGCGGCCGAGCTCAGCCGGGACGAGGGCATGATGGAGACCTTCATCCAGCACGAGGACATCCACTCGGCGACGGCCATGAAGATCTACGACGTGGAGCCCGACGGGGTGACCGACGAGATGCGACGGCGCGCCAAGACCGTCAATTTCGGCATCATCTACGGCATCTCCGCTTTCGGGCTGGCCGAACGGCTCAACATCCCGAGGGGACAGGGGCAGGAGTTGATCGACCAGTATTTCGCGAAGTATCCGGGGACGCGCAAGTACATGGACGAAACGGTCAAGTTCGCGGAGGAGAACGGATTCGTCGAGACCATGACGGGCCGGCGCCGGTACCTGCGGGACATCAATTCCCGGAACAACACCACCAAGCGCGCCGAGGAGCGCGTCGCCATCAATTCCCGCATCCAGGGCACGGCGGCCGACCTGATCAAGCTGGCCATGACGCGGATTCACAACGAGTTTAAAAAGCGGGCGTGCCGCACGCGGATGCTGCTACAGGTGCATGACGAACTCGTCTTCGACCTGCACAGATCGGAACAGGACACCGTGCCCGGCCTGATCGAGGAATGCATGCGGGGCGCGCTGCCCATGACCGTGCCCATCGAAGTGGAAATCGGCATCGGCGCGAACTGGCTGGAAGCCCATTAG
- a CDS encoding Rieske (2Fe-2S) protein yields MPSSGLDARARQKQDRTPKKGKDTMSAGNGWIRVGTLADVPPGESRAVKISEGRSVALFNVDGRIHATDNQCPHMGFPLTRGVVKDGVLTCDWHGRSFDLEGGGCFNYECDDLETFPVDIRGDELWVQAGDATYRRRDQHLQLLWEGLLSGDSWTISKATALLLNGGVSEHDIVQLVLRHLGRHVASEQDAGGGGNIVSLLVSGLEVGKRYDGEDRLMALSLAGRAASGRASERLEVITLPPPVSWEQIDGWVRMFSRNMQDFRIERCLHTARENGQEAHIFKLLFECAVAPYFLGFARNVANLGDLARVVDTFGWGEASELVCNLGAKMVGRGRDEPERFHRDAVRLLEGLAPELESRDYGANTRTDYDENALVDALLSVDIERSFEAVAKALRDGVAIERLITTFVLLAADRMARTPVNVDAGWGPLSTEYNLAASLRHVHAYGGPAAAAKGLFHAAWQIFDNRWINIPSRALDEPLPDHASDAPDAATASERIVHAIKSLDIHGVGDQVVGYLNSGFDGSELLREIGRAILWDDTNMELLPTLRVTFNEWEGGGDADAGGSGHPSRYQLLVGLARYATDVRLNKNSMASINTAMRFSEGRTTVEVFDD; encoded by the coding sequence ATGCCCTCTAGCGGCCTGGATGCGCGCGCGCGTCAGAAACAGGACCGCACACCGAAGAAAGGAAAGGATACAATGAGCGCAGGAAACGGCTGGATCCGGGTAGGTACCCTCGCGGACGTGCCGCCCGGGGAGTCCCGCGCCGTCAAGATCAGCGAGGGGCGCAGCGTCGCCCTGTTCAACGTGGATGGCCGCATCCACGCCACAGACAACCAGTGCCCCCACATGGGGTTTCCGCTGACGCGCGGCGTGGTGAAGGACGGCGTCCTGACCTGCGACTGGCACGGACGCAGCTTCGATCTCGAAGGCGGCGGTTGCTTCAACTACGAATGCGACGACCTGGAGACCTTCCCGGTCGACATCCGCGGGGACGAACTGTGGGTTCAGGCCGGGGACGCGACCTACCGGCGCCGCGACCAGCACCTGCAGCTGCTCTGGGAGGGCCTCCTGAGCGGGGATTCGTGGACGATCTCCAAGGCCACCGCCCTGCTGCTCAACGGAGGCGTTTCGGAACACGACATCGTGCAGCTGGTCCTGCGTCACCTGGGCCGTCACGTGGCGTCGGAGCAGGACGCGGGCGGGGGCGGCAACATCGTTTCCCTGCTGGTCTCCGGCCTCGAAGTCGGCAAAAGGTACGACGGGGAGGATCGCCTGATGGCCCTGTCGCTGGCCGGCCGTGCGGCGTCGGGACGGGCGTCCGAACGGCTCGAGGTCATCACGCTGCCGCCGCCGGTGAGCTGGGAACAGATCGACGGCTGGGTACGCATGTTTTCCCGCAACATGCAGGATTTCCGGATCGAACGGTGCCTGCACACGGCCCGCGAAAACGGCCAGGAAGCGCATATCTTCAAGCTGCTGTTCGAATGCGCCGTGGCCCCTTATTTCCTGGGTTTCGCCCGGAATGTGGCCAACCTGGGGGACCTCGCCCGGGTGGTGGATACCTTCGGCTGGGGCGAGGCGTCCGAACTGGTCTGCAACCTCGGCGCCAAGATGGTCGGACGGGGCCGCGACGAGCCTGAGCGTTTTCACCGGGACGCGGTGCGCCTGCTCGAAGGCCTCGCGCCCGAACTCGAATCACGGGATTACGGGGCGAACACCCGCACCGACTACGATGAGAACGCCCTCGTGGACGCCCTGTTGAGCGTCGACATCGAGCGGTCATTCGAGGCCGTGGCCAAGGCCCTGCGCGACGGCGTGGCTATCGAACGCCTCATCACGACCTTCGTCCTGCTCGCGGCGGACCGCATGGCGCGGACGCCCGTGAACGTCGACGCCGGCTGGGGGCCGCTGTCCACCGAGTACAACCTGGCGGCTTCACTGCGGCACGTCCACGCCTACGGCGGTCCCGCGGCCGCGGCGAAGGGTCTCTTCCACGCCGCATGGCAGATCTTCGACAACCGATGGATCAACATTCCCTCCCGCGCTCTCGACGAACCCCTTCCGGATCATGCTTCGGACGCGCCAGACGCGGCCACCGCTTCGGAGCGCATCGTCCATGCCATCAAGTCGCTGGATATCCACGGCGTGGGCGACCAGGTGGTGGGTTACCTGAACAGCGGCTTCGACGGTTCGGAACTGCTCAGGGAAATCGGCCGGGCGATCCTGTGGGACGATACCAACATGGAGCTTCTGCCCACGCTGCGCGTCACGTTCAATGAATGGGAAGGCGGCGGCGATGCGGACGCGGGTGGTTCGGGACACCCGTCCCGGTACCAGCTCCTGGTGGGGCTGGCCCGGTACGCGACGGACGTGCGCCTGAACAAGAACAGCATGGCATCCATCAATACGGCTATGCGGTTTTCTGAAGGGCGGACGACGGTCGAAGTGTTTGACGACTAG